In Nitrospirota bacterium, the DNA window CGACTACTTCAGTTTCGTCACCCTGACTGCCTTGGGGCCTTTGGGCCCTTTCTCGACATCGAAGGAGACCTTATCGCCCTCGGCAAGAGATTTGAACCCATTACCCTGGATTTCAGAATGGTGCACGAAGACATCCTGCCCGTCCTCGCTGGTAATGAAGCCGAAGCCCTTCGAATCATTGAACCACTTCACTGTTCCTTTCGGCATCTGCGTCGTCTCCTTAATGATTGGTATACCTAAATTTTAGCAGGCCCCTGCGGGTTGTCAACCGGAGTTTCCCCGTTCTTTTCACAGTCTCGTCACTTCGCCATTCTTCTGAGCACCTGCCCCAGCTGCCGCAGGCTCTCGCCGTACCCGGCCCAGTCGCCCTGCCGCATGAGCTCCTGCGCCCTCTCGTACAGCCGCATCGCCTCCTTGGCGAGCTCGGCAGCGGAGCCGACGGCGCTCTCGGCCGTCTTCTCCTTTGCCCGGGGAGCCCTCACTCCGCTGAAAAGCCGCTGGAGGCCGAGCTCGAGGTTCTCCTCCATGACCACGTTGTTCTCATAGGCGAGGATGACCCGCCGCAGTTCGGGTAATCCCTTGTCCGCGGCAGCCAGGTAGAGCGGCTGCACATAGAGAAGCGATCCCTCGACGGGGATGACGAGGAGGCTTCCGCGGATGACCTGGGAGCCGCGCTGGCCCCATAGGGTCAACTGCTGCGAAATATACGAGTCCTGGTCGATACGGGCATCGATCTGCTTCGGTCCGAAGACGAGCCGATCTCTCGGGAACGTATAGACGATCAGCTTCCCGTAGTCGGGTCCGTCGCAGCGCGCTGCGAGCCAGGCGGCGAGATTGTCTCTCTTGGAGGGAGTATAGGGGAGCAGGAGTATATACTCCTCCCTCTTCTCCCCGGGGAGCTTCATTATGGTGTAGTAGGGATCTATGGAGACATCGCCGTAGGCAGGCAGCTCCCAGAGGTCTTCCTTGTTGTAGAAGACCTTCGGGTCGGTCATGTGGTAGGCCGAGTACATCTGCGCCTGCACCTGGAGAAAGCCTTTCGGGTACCGTATATGCCTGCGCAGGTCGTCCGGCATCTGCTCGAGCGGTTTGAAAAGCCCGGGGAAGGCGGCGCGGTAGACCTTGAGCACTACATCCTCCGGGTCGCTTATGTAAAAATCGACGGAGCCGTTATAGGCGTCCACAACGACCTTGACCGAATTCCTGATGTAATTGTACTGGGCGTTCTTACCCAGCGGTCTCGAATAGGGGACCCTGTTCGAATAGGTGTAGGCATCGATAATCCAGAACAGCCTGCCGTCGTCGGCAACAACGATGTAGGGGTCCTTGTCGTACAAAAGGAACGGCGCGGCGGTGCGTATCCTCTCCGCGATATTCCTGTTATACAGTATCTTGCTTTCAGGAGTAATGTCGGAAGAGAGGACGAGCTTCGCCGTCTGAAATTTTATTGCGAACAACGCCTTTCTGAAAAACGAGGACAGGCCGACCCCACCCTTGCCCTCATACGATGTCGAGACGTTGCCTTCCGAGGTAGGATAGTTGAATTCCGGCACCTTTGTCTTTACCAGGACGTAGTCGCTCGAAAGCTCGCCGTAGTAGATTTCCGGCCGTGTCACCTTCAGGTCCGCCGAAGAGACCGGGGGGATGTCCTTGACGAGGAACTCGGGAAGCCCCTCTCTCGATATTCTGCTGACAGGGCCCATGGCGATACCGAAGCCGTGGGTGAAGACCATCTTCTCGTTGATCCACGATCTGCTCGGCAGGTCCTCATAGGAGAGCTCGCGCGGGGAGAGCATCACCTGCATATATTCGCCGTTGATGGTATAACGATCATTATCCACATCGGTAAACTTATAGTACGTGCGTATCTGCTGGAGCTGGCTGTAGGTCCTGAGAAGGGGAGCGTCGTCCCACAGCCTGATATTCCTGATGGTCGCGTTGTTTCGCTCGATATCGCCGGAGGTGAGATTGTAGGAGACATCGAAGGGCCTGACCTCTATCCCCTCGAGGCCATAGCCGAACCGGGTGAACTTTATATGGCGCTCTATGAACTCTCGTTCGAGCGCAAGCTCGTTCGGAGTGACCTTCAGATTCTGGAGCAGCGCGGGGTAGGCCACCAGCCCGGCCAGATACGCCACGCCGGTAAGGAGCAGCGGGAACACCGCTGCCTTCCATGATCCCCTGACGACCCCGGCGGCAAACAGGATGCCGCTGAGCGCGGCAAGCACGACGAGCACCCGCAGGGCAAGGAGCTTGGCATTCACATCCGTATACCCTGCGCCGGTAATGACCTGGTGCGATGAGAACAGGAGATTGAACTGGTCGATATAAAAGCCGGCGGCTATCGCAAGAATAAGCATCCCCGCAAGGATACCGAGATGCTTTCTCGCTCCCGGGTTGATCGTGATCCCCGCCTGCTTCGGCAGTATGCCGCCCCTGATGAAGTAACCGGCCGCTGTGAGGAGCAGTGCGACAAACAGGAGAAAACCGGTAAACCCTCTCACTGCCTCGAGCAGCGGAAGCTCGAAGAGATAGAACCCGATGTCCCTGCCGAAGACAGGGTCGGCTGCTCCCACCGCCACACGGTTCTGAAAGGCCAGGACCTCGTCCCAGAGGGAAACGCCCCAGGAGGCGCCGATGAACGCGGCGGCGGCGCCCGAGAGCACGGTCAGGGGCTTGCGCCACCTGCTCATGCGCTCTATATCGAGGGTGGTCCCCGTGTGATCGAGGACGAGCAGCTGGAGCGGGGATATCCGCATTCTGTTCGCGATGACGATATTCCCCAGAACAACGGCGAGCGCGAAGGCAGCGCCTGCAAGGCCGAGGGCCGCTTTGGTCGAGAGGATCGTGGTGAAGACGCCGGCATAGTTGAGCTCGGTGAAGAAGAGCCACTCGGCATAGAGGTCGATTATAGCCACGTTTCCCGTTATCGCGAGGAAGACCGCGAGCACGAGCAGCCAGACAACTATTCTGTTCTTTTGCATCTCCTGCTGTCTCCTTAGTACGTCAGTACGTCGTTACCTTATTCTCGTCGAAATGCCGGGTATGTCCGAACGTGATCGTCAGCCACGGCGCGCGTACACTGCCGGACTCTCCTGTTATCCACAGGCTATCTTACCACAACAAACCTGCGGGCTTCCCGCTCAGATGCGGAGAGGAACAGGAAGCGCGCTCCCCGGCACGGCGGGCGATTCATTGGTGGAAGAGGTCATGAGAAGAGAGGCGGGGATATATGAGAGAGGTGCGTCTTGGCGAAGGCGCATTCGGACAAGAGCGGCCGGCGGCGGCCGCTCCTTTGCCGTGCAGCGGTCAGTTCAGGCTCTCGTCGAAGAGCTCTGCGCGGATATGCTCCGCCTCCTCGCGCGCCAGGACAGCGGCTTCAGTGAAGGGCAGCCCTCTCTTGATATGTTCGGCCAGCAGATCGAACTCGAGCTCGCCGCTCAAGATGCCGTCATCCATGATATCGACATGCTCTTCGATATCCCTGATCTCGGCCCTGGTGAGCTCGCGGCCACGCTCTTCCGTTACGGTCTCGACCGCAGCGGCAACCGCCTCAAGATAGAGCTCCCGGTTCTCGGGGTCCTGCAGCTGCTCGAGACGCCGGTATCTATTATAGGTGTCGATTGAGCAATCGGTTATATTCTTCATTCTTTTCTCCATACCTTATTATACCATTTGAGCAATGTTCCCTTTCGGGCCGCATGATACGGGCTGTTACGATCGGAGGGAGGATCATGCGGCCCCCCTCCCTGGTAGACCTGCCGCTGAAAGTGGGCTACGATTTAGAGAGAGGCGAACGCGGCCACAAGGAGGGACAGCATGGAATACCGAGAGT includes these proteins:
- a CDS encoding cold-shock protein; translation: MPKGTVKWFNDSKGFGFITSEDGQDVFVHHSEIQGNGFKSLAEGDKVSFDVEKGPKGPKAVRVTKLK
- a CDS encoding UPF0182 family protein, with protein sequence MQKNRIVVWLLVLAVFLAITGNVAIIDLYAEWLFFTELNYAGVFTTILSTKAALGLAGAAFALAVVLGNIVIANRMRISPLQLLVLDHTGTTLDIERMSRWRKPLTVLSGAAAAFIGASWGVSLWDEVLAFQNRVAVGAADPVFGRDIGFYLFELPLLEAVRGFTGFLLFVALLLTAAGYFIRGGILPKQAGITINPGARKHLGILAGMLILAIAAGFYIDQFNLLFSSHQVITGAGYTDVNAKLLALRVLVVLAALSGILFAAGVVRGSWKAAVFPLLLTGVAYLAGLVAYPALLQNLKVTPNELALEREFIERHIKFTRFGYGLEGIEVRPFDVSYNLTSGDIERNNATIRNIRLWDDAPLLRTYSQLQQIRTYYKFTDVDNDRYTINGEYMQVMLSPRELSYEDLPSRSWINEKMVFTHGFGIAMGPVSRISREGLPEFLVKDIPPVSSADLKVTRPEIYYGELSSDYVLVKTKVPEFNYPTSEGNVSTSYEGKGGVGLSSFFRKALFAIKFQTAKLVLSSDITPESKILYNRNIAERIRTAAPFLLYDKDPYIVVADDGRLFWIIDAYTYSNRVPYSRPLGKNAQYNYIRNSVKVVVDAYNGSVDFYISDPEDVVLKVYRAAFPGLFKPLEQMPDDLRRHIRYPKGFLQVQAQMYSAYHMTDPKVFYNKEDLWELPAYGDVSIDPYYTIMKLPGEKREEYILLLPYTPSKRDNLAAWLAARCDGPDYGKLIVYTFPRDRLVFGPKQIDARIDQDSYISQQLTLWGQRGSQVIRGSLLVIPVEGSLLYVQPLYLAAADKGLPELRRVILAYENNVVMEENLELGLQRLFSGVRAPRAKEKTAESAVGSAAELAKEAMRLYERAQELMRQGDWAGYGESLRQLGQVLRRMAK